One stretch of Chryseobacterium fluminis DNA includes these proteins:
- the rseP gene encoding RIP metalloprotease RseP: MELAIKIFQFILSISILVVLHELGHFLPAKWFKTKVEKFYLFFDPWFSLAKKKIGETEYGIGWLPFGGYVKIAGMVDESMDTEQLKQPAQPWEFRAKPAWQRLIIMLGGVTVNFFLAWIIYGCLSFFNGETSFDSTRVNAPMHYTHIAKAMGFEDGDKILKVDGKVQNNLDKLSLDILLSDQITVLRNGKEVTFNTNDDGKALAFKDENPKAFLTPRYAAVIDTIVNPKTAEAGLKVGDQVVSAGGQKISYYDEFQNAVVKSAGKPIALEVMRNGSVQSLNIPVSKEGTIGIASYKQLQKYAQTQHFTFGESIGRGFTRSIESLTYQIKQFKLIFNKKVQGYKKVGGPIAIIKNMPVDQAKDGSVSINWTAFWSFTAMFSVWLAFLNLIPIPGLDGGHVIFTLYEMIVGKPVPQKILENAQMVGVIFLLGLMLLIFGSDIFKAITGSL; this comes from the coding sequence ATGGAATTAGCAATCAAGATTTTCCAGTTTATATTAAGCATCTCTATTTTAGTAGTTCTTCACGAGCTAGGGCACTTTTTACCGGCAAAATGGTTTAAAACCAAAGTAGAAAAATTTTATCTGTTTTTTGATCCGTGGTTTTCCCTGGCAAAAAAGAAAATCGGAGAAACAGAATATGGGATCGGTTGGCTTCCTTTCGGAGGTTATGTAAAGATTGCAGGAATGGTAGACGAAAGCATGGATACCGAGCAATTAAAACAACCGGCGCAACCATGGGAATTCAGAGCGAAACCGGCATGGCAGCGACTGATTATTATGCTGGGAGGGGTTACTGTAAACTTTTTCTTAGCATGGATTATCTATGGATGCCTTTCCTTTTTCAATGGAGAAACTTCTTTTGATTCCACCAGGGTAAACGCCCCGATGCATTATACCCATATCGCAAAGGCTATGGGCTTTGAAGATGGAGATAAGATCCTTAAGGTAGACGGAAAGGTGCAGAATAATCTTGATAAATTGTCTTTGGATATCCTTTTAAGTGATCAGATTACGGTTTTAAGAAACGGTAAAGAAGTTACTTTCAATACCAATGATGACGGTAAGGCACTCGCCTTTAAAGACGAAAATCCTAAAGCATTCCTGACTCCAAGATACGCAGCGGTGATTGACACGATCGTCAATCCAAAAACAGCTGAGGCCGGATTAAAAGTCGGAGACCAGGTTGTTTCTGCAGGAGGTCAGAAAATCAGCTATTATGATGAGTTTCAGAATGCCGTAGTAAAAAGTGCCGGAAAACCCATTGCTCTTGAAGTAATGAGAAACGGAAGTGTGCAGTCATTAAACATTCCCGTTTCAAAGGAAGGAACTATCGGAATTGCTTCTTATAAGCAGCTGCAAAAATATGCACAGACTCAGCACTTCACTTTCGGAGAGTCTATCGGAAGAGGATTTACAAGAAGTATTGAGAGTTTAACCTACCAGATTAAGCAGTTTAAATTAATTTTCAATAAAAAAGTTCAGGGTTATAAAAAAGTAGGCGGCCCTATTGCGATCATTAAAAATATGCCGGTAGACCAGGCAAAGGACGGCAGTGTTTCCATCAACTGGACAGCTTTCTGGAGTTTTACCGCAATGTTTTCGGTTTGGCTTGCATTTTTGAACTTAATTCCTATTCCGGGACTGGACGGTGGACACGTTATTTTCACATTATATGAAATGATTGTAGGAAAACCGGTTCCTCAGAAAATACTGGAGAATGCACAGATGGTTGGAGTTATCTTCCTGTTAGGCTTAATGTTACTGATCTTCGGAAGTGATATTTTCAAAGCGATCACCGGAAGCTTATAA
- a CDS encoding ISAon1 family transposase, which translates to MYGVQGKTFRRQYKKSLSGFKDWLQKPHAEDWILYPENCSSSLSLDEVALSQGELYTVLTSKKAKGRKGSIVAIIKGTQSEEVIEQLLKINRKLRKNVKEITLDMAGSMKLIAKRCFPDAIKVIDRFHVQKLATEALQELRINYRWEAIEWENSLLDEAKKNREPIEIETFENGDTRKQLLARSRYLLYKSREKWTPSQMQRAEILFTEYPDLKKAYGLSDGLRKIYNQNIPKSIAMTKLAHWFRDVETSGFKSFSVLRKTIMNHYSGILNFFDRRSTNASAESFNAKIKNFRLQLRGVKDKAFFLFRLSQLFA; encoded by the coding sequence ATGTATGGGGTACAGGGAAAGACATTCCGCAGGCAATACAAAAAATCATTAAGCGGGTTCAAAGACTGGCTCCAAAAGCCCCATGCGGAAGATTGGATTCTTTATCCGGAAAATTGCTCCTCTTCTCTGTCTCTGGATGAAGTTGCTCTTTCCCAGGGAGAATTATACACGGTTCTTACTTCCAAAAAAGCAAAAGGCAGGAAAGGCAGTATTGTTGCCATTATCAAAGGTACACAGAGTGAAGAGGTCATTGAGCAGCTTCTGAAAATAAACAGGAAGCTTCGCAAAAATGTAAAGGAAATTACCCTTGATATGGCCGGGTCTATGAAGCTTATTGCCAAACGCTGTTTCCCTGATGCTATTAAGGTCATAGACCGGTTCCATGTTCAGAAGCTCGCCACTGAAGCCCTTCAGGAATTAAGGATCAACTACCGTTGGGAAGCTATAGAATGGGAAAATAGCCTGCTCGATGAAGCAAAGAAAAACAGGGAGCCTATTGAGATAGAAACGTTTGAAAACGGTGATACCCGCAAACAGCTTCTGGCAAGAAGCAGGTATTTACTCTACAAAAGCAGGGAAAAGTGGACGCCTTCTCAAATGCAGAGAGCTGAAATTTTATTTACAGAATATCCTGATTTAAAGAAGGCATATGGGTTATCGGATGGATTAAGAAAGATTTACAATCAGAATATTCCCAAATCTATTGCCATGACAAAGTTAGCGCATTGGTTCAGGGATGTTGAAACATCAGGTTTTAAATCATTCTCAGTTTTAAGAAAAACAATAATGAATCATTACAGCGGCATCTTAAACTTTTTCGACAGAAGAAGTACCAACGCTTCGGCAGAATCTTTTAATGCTAAAATTAAAAACTTCAGATTACAGCTTCGGGGAGTAAAAGACAAAGCATTTTTCCTGTTCAGACTCTCTCAACTTTTTGCATAG
- a CDS encoding ISAon1 family transposase N-terminal region protein, with amino-acid sequence MSSEKELLKLLLPEYLVEYFDITHFEEKEGLLHLYFEEKNTVPKELSSLHLQSKGFHEEITVNDFPLRGKPVKLHIRRRRWTDIKSGKILQRDWNLIAVGTRMTKDFAEFLKKISRY; translated from the coding sequence ATGTCATCTGAGAAAGAATTATTAAAATTACTGTTACCGGAATATCTGGTTGAATACTTTGATATTACCCATTTTGAAGAAAAAGAAGGATTGCTTCATCTTTATTTTGAGGAAAAAAATACTGTTCCCAAAGAGCTTTCCTCTTTGCATCTACAATCCAAAGGCTTTCATGAAGAAATCACGGTTAATGACTTTCCTCTCCGTGGAAAACCTGTAAAACTTCACATCAGACGAAGAAGATGGACCGATATAAAATCTGGTAAGATCCTGCAGAGAGACTGGAATCTCATTGCCGTTGGAACCCGCATGACAAAGGACTTTGCGGAGTTCTTAAAAAAAATCAGCCGATACTAA
- a CDS encoding site-specific integrase, protein MNTISILFVLDKAKTNTKGLAPLRCRITYLGEKKPFATGLFINPKYWDSKQQKTKPPNEEHNYINNQLSLIKNKINQAFLLLQLQDENFNVDDIYRQYRGETLVKNYSLLEYYKLYLERLKKLIGIDIKQPTYNKFEYIKDDLEEFIRFKFKKSDIKLKDLDFDFISEFEYYSKTELKHSQITINKAIQRIKKVIKKAVSQKHIESNPFEEHTPKKVYPKIIFLTQKELNQLENHIFQSEILNKIKDCYLFCCYTGLAYKECLNLEKEI, encoded by the coding sequence ATGAACACTATAAGCATACTCTTTGTATTAGACAAAGCAAAGACAAACACTAAAGGTTTAGCCCCATTAAGATGTAGAATAACATATTTGGGAGAAAAAAAACCTTTTGCTACAGGATTATTCATTAACCCTAAATATTGGGATAGTAAACAGCAGAAAACTAAGCCACCCAATGAAGAACACAATTATATTAACAACCAATTGAGCCTGATTAAGAATAAGATTAATCAGGCTTTTTTATTACTCCAACTCCAAGATGAAAACTTTAATGTAGATGATATTTACAGACAATACAGGGGTGAGACTCTAGTGAAAAATTATTCTTTATTAGAGTACTATAAACTCTACCTTGAAAGACTTAAAAAGTTGATAGGAATTGATATTAAACAACCCACCTATAATAAGTTTGAATATATCAAAGATGATTTGGAAGAGTTTATAAGATTCAAATTCAAGAAATCAGATATAAAGCTAAAGGATTTAGATTTTGACTTCATATCAGAGTTTGAATATTATTCTAAAACTGAGCTGAAACATAGTCAGATTACTATTAACAAAGCTATTCAGAGAATTAAGAAAGTAATTAAAAAAGCTGTATCACAGAAACATATAGAATCTAATCCTTTTGAGGAGCATACACCTAAAAAAGTGTATCCTAAAATAATATTCCTCACTCAAAAAGAACTCAATCAGTTAGAAAATCACATATTCCAGTCTGAAATATTAAATAAAATCAAAGACTGCTATCTATTTTGTTGTTATACAGGACTAGCATATAAGGAATGTTTGAACTTAGAAAAGGAGATTTAA
- a CDS encoding tyrosine-type recombinase/integrase — MFELRKGDLITKPDGITWIYKERGKTGRNFSVPLILPKVLAVIAKYSSESEYLLPRVSNQYFNRLLKEIASALEISKNLTHHTARKTFASTVLLSNNIPMEVISKPLGHSKINATQEYYAEIMPEKLSLHLRELEKKLNH, encoded by the coding sequence ATGTTTGAACTTAGAAAAGGAGATTTAATTACTAAACCTGATGGAATTACATGGATTTATAAAGAGAGGGGAAAGACAGGAAGAAATTTCTCAGTTCCCCTAATACTTCCAAAAGTTCTTGCTGTTATAGCTAAATATTCTTCTGAAAGTGAATATCTATTACCCAGAGTAAGCAATCAATATTTTAACAGACTACTTAAGGAAATAGCCTCTGCACTAGAAATATCTAAAAATCTTACTCACCACACAGCAAGGAAAACTTTTGCTTCAACAGTATTATTGAGTAATAACATCCCTATGGAAGTTATATCTAAACCTTTAGGCCACTCTAAGATTAACGCTACACAGGAATATTATGCAGAGATAATGCCTGAAAAATTAAGCTTGCATTTAAGAGAATTAGAAAAAAAGTTGAATCATTAA
- a CDS encoding GLPGLI family protein — protein sequence MHYHKKKLLQLFILFYSVLSHAQSYKQDTLHGDFTYQLKAKFNTNTDYRHKEFFTLLIGDKRAFFASSNSLKRDSVLDNSRVTTHNSDGSITLGIKNGTLTPETNFHFTILQSNENIQYFAPVAMALLTYKEPVIKDWKLMDETKVINTINCKKAEVTFKGRNWIAWYSTDIPLPYGPYKFSGLPGLIIKITDDKGDYDFELLKSVSNSKLKGKLISIRKSRYNDAIETTQPKLKQVLKNADANTAAVLASYGTTIIKGREIIRQREKDKQENKKYENPLELSN from the coding sequence ATGCATTACCATAAAAAAAAGCTACTTCAACTATTCATCTTATTTTATAGTGTTTTATCTCATGCTCAATCATACAAACAGGATACTTTGCATGGTGATTTTACATATCAGTTAAAAGCAAAATTTAATACAAATACTGATTATAGACACAAAGAATTTTTTACATTATTGATAGGGGATAAAAGAGCATTTTTTGCAAGTAGTAACTCCCTTAAAAGAGATTCTGTATTAGATAATTCAAGAGTAACAACACATAATTCAGATGGAAGTATTACCCTTGGTATTAAAAATGGAACATTAACTCCTGAAACTAATTTTCACTTTACCATATTACAATCCAATGAAAATATACAATATTTTGCACCAGTTGCCATGGCATTACTCACTTATAAAGAACCAGTAATAAAGGATTGGAAACTTATGGATGAAACAAAAGTCATCAATACAATCAATTGTAAAAAAGCAGAAGTTACTTTTAAAGGAAGAAACTGGATTGCATGGTACTCAACTGATATTCCTTTACCCTATGGACCTTATAAATTTAGTGGATTGCCTGGGTTAATTATAAAAATAACTGATGATAAAGGGGATTATGATTTTGAATTGTTAAAATCTGTATCAAATTCTAAATTGAAAGGAAAGTTGATTTCCATTAGGAAAAGCAGATATAATGATGCTATAGAAACTACACAACCTAAATTGAAACAAGTATTAAAAAATGCTGATGCCAATACTGCTGCTGTACTTGCAAGTTATGGAACTACAATCATAAAAGGACGGGAAATAATAAGACAAAGAGAAAAAGATAAGCAAGAAAATAAAAAATATGAAAATCCTCTAGAACTAAGCAATTAA
- a CDS encoding DUF5686 family protein, with amino-acid sequence MKKLQMLINNSTYYPLFFLLFFINTAYAQNTVTGKITDATTKKEISGVAIFINNSEKPALTTITGTFSVQSDSIITRLKFVKKTYTSESIDITTENANNLLIDLTQEKTNEIKEVVIHNEKPKYKNKKENPAYAIMQEVWKRKRNNGLDKFDTYTYKEYEKIQFDANNLDSTFMNRKIFNKLDFIFDYADSTANGKMALPIFLNEAIYENYGENRPDKKNKRLLTAQKTSGFQDNQIITLTAKNLYRDINIYDNTLNYFDIGFPSPVGNTGFSTYDYNLTDTISIRGENAYKIRYQPKRTEVLAFQGYLYIDTDTYAVLGATLKSTQKINVNFINGISTELEYDNPDENTFLPRKFSTEIEMTPFSKKKTAKSIVARRSVDYSEYEFNKPLEDKIFKRQEEEYDDRFVDKDDSFWLNARPDSLSKTEQGVYEMLDKLQQTPKFNRLVKLYETLGSGYYNVVKGIDLGPIFSIYGKNEVEGDRIRLGARTYFTRNDPWRVQFYTAYGFKDQQVKYGAEARFMFNRVNRFTIGAGTRRDVLQLGVQLTNDDGIMARTFASSTIFARGENASLSSVNQTNVFTAIEPWKNFQIRLDGTMQSIKSANPDGFSLMYYKNGDLRKTTNDSHFTLSLIARPGAKFSQTGIDRYEHGTLAPTIILKYTKGIEGLFGSDFNYNKLQFMFYKPILIGNLGKLMLNFEAGKNFDTVPLALQNVIPGNQSYSLAQNTFAQLNYYEFVADTYTTLHLEHHFNGKILSYIPLIKKLKLREVAFFRAAYGTLSDESKAINVEGFKYTAPSEHVYYEYGVGIENIGFGNLRIFRVDFNWRGNYLDRPDISKFGIKAGFQFGF; translated from the coding sequence TTGAAGAAACTACAAATGTTAATTAACAATTCTACATATTACCCTCTATTTTTTCTTTTATTTTTCATTAATACTGCTTACGCTCAAAATACAGTCACCGGTAAAATTACTGATGCTACTACAAAGAAAGAGATCAGTGGTGTGGCTATATTTATAAACAACAGTGAAAAACCTGCTTTAACGACTATTACCGGAACTTTTTCCGTTCAGTCAGACAGCATTATAACCCGGTTGAAATTTGTAAAAAAAACATATACTTCAGAAAGTATTGACATTACTACTGAAAATGCCAATAACCTTCTGATCGATCTTACCCAGGAAAAGACTAACGAGATCAAGGAAGTAGTTATTCACAACGAAAAGCCGAAGTATAAAAACAAGAAAGAAAATCCGGCATATGCCATCATGCAGGAGGTCTGGAAAAGAAAAAGAAACAACGGCTTAGATAAGTTCGATACGTATACCTATAAGGAATATGAAAAAATTCAGTTTGATGCCAATAATCTGGATAGCACCTTTATGAACAGGAAAATATTCAACAAACTTGATTTTATATTTGATTATGCAGACTCTACGGCTAATGGAAAGATGGCACTTCCCATTTTCTTAAATGAGGCCATCTATGAAAACTACGGGGAAAACAGACCTGATAAAAAAAACAAAAGACTTTTAACCGCTCAGAAAACTTCCGGATTTCAGGATAACCAGATTATCACACTTACGGCAAAGAACCTTTACCGTGATATTAATATTTATGACAATACCTTAAATTATTTTGACATCGGCTTTCCAAGTCCTGTCGGCAATACCGGTTTCAGTACGTATGACTATAATCTGACGGATACGATTTCCATAAGAGGAGAAAACGCTTATAAAATCCGCTATCAGCCCAAGAGAACCGAGGTTTTGGCATTTCAGGGATATCTTTACATTGATACGGATACTTACGCTGTTCTCGGCGCTACATTAAAGTCCACTCAAAAAATTAATGTCAATTTTATTAATGGAATCTCGACCGAGTTAGAATACGACAATCCTGATGAGAATACTTTTCTTCCCAGAAAATTTTCCACTGAGATTGAGATGACTCCTTTTTCAAAAAAGAAAACAGCAAAAAGCATCGTTGCCAGAAGATCCGTTGACTATTCTGAATATGAGTTCAACAAGCCTTTGGAAGATAAAATTTTCAAAAGACAGGAAGAAGAATATGATGATCGATTTGTAGATAAGGACGATTCCTTTTGGCTAAATGCCAGACCGGATTCTCTGTCCAAAACCGAACAGGGCGTATATGAAATGTTGGACAAGCTGCAGCAAACCCCAAAGTTCAACCGATTGGTGAAATTATACGAAACGCTTGGATCAGGATATTATAATGTAGTAAAAGGTATTGACTTAGGACCCATCTTTTCTATTTATGGTAAGAATGAAGTGGAAGGAGACAGAATAAGACTGGGTGCCAGAACGTACTTTACAAGAAATGACCCTTGGAGAGTTCAGTTTTATACAGCATATGGTTTTAAAGATCAGCAGGTAAAATATGGCGCGGAAGCAAGATTTATGTTTAACAGGGTAAACAGATTTACCATAGGTGCCGGAACGAGAAGAGATGTTTTGCAATTAGGAGTACAGTTGACCAATGATGATGGAATCATGGCGCGAACTTTTGCTTCCTCAACGATTTTTGCGAGAGGTGAAAATGCATCCCTGAGCTCCGTTAATCAGACCAATGTTTTCACAGCCATCGAACCCTGGAAAAATTTTCAGATCAGACTGGACGGCACCATGCAAAGCATTAAATCTGCGAATCCTGACGGATTCAGTCTGATGTATTATAAAAACGGAGATTTAAGAAAGACAACCAACGATTCTCACTTTACATTAAGTTTAATTGCGAGACCCGGGGCAAAATTTTCGCAAACCGGTATCGACCGATATGAACACGGAACCCTGGCACCGACTATCATTTTAAAATACACCAAAGGTATTGAAGGCTTATTCGGATCCGATTTTAACTATAACAAATTACAGTTCATGTTTTACAAGCCTATTCTTATCGGAAATCTTGGGAAGCTGATGTTGAATTTTGAGGCAGGAAAAAATTTCGATACTGTTCCCCTGGCTTTACAGAATGTGATTCCCGGAAACCAGTCATACAGTTTAGCCCAAAATACTTTTGCGCAACTGAACTACTATGAATTTGTAGCGGACACCTACACAACGCTTCATCTGGAGCACCATTTTAACGGAAAAATTTTATCCTACATTCCTTTAATCAAAAAATTAAAGCTCAGAGAAGTTGCATTCTTCAGAGCGGCTTACGGCACACTAAGTGACGAATCAAAAGCCATTAACGTAGAAGGATTCAAATACACAGCTCCCAGCGAGCATGTATATTATGAATATGGCGTAGGAATTGAAAATATAGGCTTTGGAAATCTAAGGATTTTCAGGGTAGATTTTAACTGGCGCGGAAATTATCTCGACAGGCCTGATATTTCAAAATTCGGCATAAAGGCCGGCTTCCAGTTTGGATTTTAA
- a CDS encoding bacteriocin-like protein, with the protein MKNLKKITREELKNLSGGALPSTGCLPCDIYCSIPEGQRPSCNIVYIVAHCNGCKNYPSES; encoded by the coding sequence ATGAAAAATTTAAAGAAAATCACCCGCGAGGAACTGAAAAATCTATCTGGGGGCGCATTGCCTTCAACGGGGTGTCTCCCATGTGATATCTACTGCAGTATTCCGGAAGGGCAAAGACCTTCCTGCAATATCGTTTATATTGTAGCGCATTGTAACGGATGCAAAAATTATCCGTCAGAATCTTAA
- the rpmA gene encoding 50S ribosomal protein L27, with the protein MAHKKGVGSSKNGRESHSKRLGVKIFGGQDAIAGNIIVRQRGTQHHPGANVGIGKDHTLFALVDGKVVFRKKANNRSFVSVEANA; encoded by the coding sequence ATGGCACACAAGAAAGGGGTTGGTAGCTCCAAGAACGGTAGAGAATCTCACTCTAAAAGATTAGGGGTGAAGATTTTCGGAGGACAAGACGCTATTGCCGGAAATATTATTGTTAGACAAAGAGGGACTCAACACCACCCGGGTGCAAACGTGGGAATCGGTAAAGATCACACCTTATTCGCTCTAGTAGACGGTAAAGTTGTTTTTAGAAAAAAAGCGAATAACAGATCTTTTGTATCTGTAGAAGCAAACGCATAA
- the rplU gene encoding 50S ribosomal protein L21 encodes MFAIVEIAGLQYKVEQDQKLFVNRLKGDKGGKVSFDKVLLTVNGSITVGAPAVSGITVEAEILDHVKADKVIVFKKKRRKGYKVKNGHRQSLTQIQITGITGFEGAKKAEKPAKKTTKKSDAEVTESAE; translated from the coding sequence ATGTTTGCAATTGTAGAAATAGCAGGGCTTCAATACAAAGTTGAGCAAGACCAGAAGTTGTTTGTAAACCGTTTAAAAGGAGACAAAGGAGGAAAAGTATCTTTCGATAAAGTACTTCTTACCGTAAACGGTTCAATCACTGTTGGCGCCCCAGCTGTAAGCGGAATCACTGTCGAAGCAGAGATCCTGGATCATGTAAAAGCTGATAAAGTAATCGTTTTCAAAAAGAAAAGAAGAAAAGGTTACAAAGTAAAGAATGGTCACAGACAATCATTAACTCAGATTCAGATCACTGGTATTACAGGATTTGAAGGAGCTAAAAAAGCAGAAAAACCTGCTAAGAAAACAACTAAAAAATCTGATGCTGAGGTAACTGAAAGCGCAGAATAA
- a CDS encoding neutral zinc metallopeptidase, which translates to MKRNFNFCLLAGAMAVLSLTACNDDNFETTSQELQTENAKIEQPGEIEKICAYVDQYWSSTAVLTTALQNTTDTNFMNTQMTRIASMWGRSNPTLRFVNDPSNYNSTYNAISYSTGKIYYGFAIYYDAKAKGGDIVNAMILAHEYGHQLQYIFNLPSVNESTARPNELEADGFAGYYLRRPNGYNQTSFAQIAAAYEFAQSIGDYQTTSPGHHGTPAQRRSAVRLGFLLGEYSLSAADFDYNFFYYYQGVLNGTYKMSKNSKYPELDAYMSQYLEELRKIQTGEISAEEFKQLK; encoded by the coding sequence ATGAAAAGAAACTTTAATTTCTGCTTACTAGCAGGAGCAATGGCTGTACTTTCCCTTACAGCGTGTAATGACGACAACTTCGAAACAACTTCGCAGGAATTGCAGACGGAAAATGCTAAAATCGAACAACCCGGTGAGATTGAAAAAATCTGTGCCTATGTAGATCAGTACTGGAGCTCAACCGCAGTTCTTACCACTGCCCTGCAGAATACGACAGATACCAATTTCATGAATACGCAAATGACTAGAATCGCGAGTATGTGGGGAAGAAGCAATCCTACACTACGGTTTGTGAATGATCCTTCCAACTACAATTCTACGTATAATGCCATTTCGTATTCCACAGGAAAGATCTATTACGGATTTGCCATCTATTATGATGCAAAAGCGAAAGGAGGAGATATTGTAAATGCCATGATTCTGGCTCATGAATATGGTCACCAGCTTCAGTATATATTCAATTTGCCTTCTGTTAACGAATCTACGGCCAGACCTAATGAGCTGGAGGCGGACGGCTTTGCAGGATATTACCTGAGAAGACCTAATGGCTACAACCAGACCTCTTTTGCCCAGATTGCGGCTGCATATGAATTTGCTCAGAGTATCGGAGATTACCAGACTACAAGTCCGGGACACCATGGTACTCCGGCTCAAAGGAGATCAGCAGTACGTTTAGGTTTCCTTTTGGGAGAATACAGTCTCTCTGCAGCGGACTTTGATTATAATTTCTTCTATTATTATCAGGGAGTGCTGAACGGAACTTACAAAATGAGCAAAAATTCAAAGTATCCCGAGCTAGACGCGTACATGAGTCAGTATCTGGAAGAATTAAGAAAAATTCAGACCGGAGAAATTTCTGCAGAAGAATTTAAACAGCTTAAATAA
- a CDS encoding acyltransferase family protein: MNRDLYIDFAKGLATLSIIFIHTAFWSGQLYIPAEVRVFSLVFDVALFYALSGLTSGSNVEKTFYRLLKLQITYMIFVTFLFFLDYFFKVFGLTFFSVEWLQNFYSTFGSKYAAASISTVPEWQNLGNWYLHQYTNADTFPVVMGSFWYLKVYFILTVFGVLILKFFPRHINWFIGICIGLTLLFNIFPQIYPSGQVGYVAFYMTVFLIGNRMRGKTIPARTIPLLYGIVAGALGWMFWYYGNEIFFKINRNKFPPKIPYIIWCLFSLVTLFVFYNRLKITKENVITYIGKNAIFFYFGQGISSSLIYFLVDPMKQSMPWWILMIIIYPVNIILAFIISAGLKKIDTVGWNLLKFLREKTEEKII, translated from the coding sequence ATGAACCGAGATCTTTATATTGATTTTGCAAAAGGACTGGCCACACTTTCCATCATATTCATTCATACGGCATTCTGGTCGGGGCAGTTATATATTCCGGCGGAAGTAAGAGTTTTTTCCCTTGTTTTTGATGTTGCCTTGTTTTATGCGCTGAGCGGACTCACTTCAGGCAGCAATGTTGAAAAAACATTTTACAGACTTCTGAAGCTGCAGATTACCTATATGATTTTTGTAACGTTTCTGTTTTTCCTGGATTACTTTTTTAAGGTTTTCGGGCTTACTTTCTTTTCAGTAGAGTGGCTTCAGAATTTCTATTCAACATTCGGATCAAAATATGCAGCGGCAAGTATTTCAACAGTTCCGGAATGGCAGAATCTCGGAAACTGGTATCTCCATCAATATACCAATGCCGATACATTTCCTGTCGTAATGGGAAGTTTCTGGTATCTTAAAGTCTATTTTATACTGACTGTTTTCGGTGTTTTAATTTTAAAATTTTTTCCCCGACATATCAATTGGTTCATCGGGATCTGTATTGGTCTTACCCTCCTGTTCAACATCTTTCCTCAGATATATCCTTCCGGGCAAGTTGGGTATGTGGCGTTTTACATGACCGTCTTTTTAATCGGCAACAGAATGAGGGGTAAAACAATCCCGGCCAGAACAATTCCGCTCCTTTACGGAATTGTTGCCGGCGCTTTAGGATGGATGTTCTGGTATTATGGGAATGAAATTTTCTTTAAAATCAACAGAAATAAATTTCCTCCTAAAATCCCGTATATCATCTGGTGTCTTTTTTCTCTGGTAACCTTATTTGTTTTTTATAACCGGTTGAAAATTACAAAAGAAAATGTGATCACCTACATTGGAAAGAATGCCATATTCTTCTATTTCGGACAGGGAATAAGTTCCTCACTGATTTATTTTCTTGTAGATCCCATGAAACAAAGTATGCCGTGGTGGATATTAATGATCATCATTTATCCCGTTAATATTATTTTGGCCTTTATTATTTCTGCAGGACTGAAAAAAATAGATACGGTAGGATGGAATCTTCTGAAATTTCTCAGAGAAAAAACAGAAGAAAAGATAATTTAA